A genomic window from Parcubacteria group bacterium includes:
- a CDS encoding pilin — translation MNKNKNKFFLLFLFLIIGTFFFYRAINAVGPYDYTALEPIPGTANTGADLKLYIEAIYKFAIWTVGIAAVLMLTIGGFMYMVSAGNTSKMDTAKKIVTDAILGLIIALGAYLILYVINPDLVKITITMKSLGTTTTTPGVSTGSGTSETGTGGTGTCILVSTGACTVENLKTTCFSSKPETWSKICNKESRGLLTFASQTDLCADGKSWSIGLFQINMITSAGSVSECDSSKIFETATGSGSLMGCMKRVTNSKGLSYCSQRNCKVKNQTAYNNCRNSLEKSEVNIQAACKLSSNGTKFSPWTNSAKICGTN, via the coding sequence ATGAACAAAAATAAAAATAAATTTTTTCTCCTGTTTCTTTTTCTTATCATAGGAACTTTCTTTTTCTACCGCGCAATTAATGCTGTCGGACCATATGACTACACTGCGCTTGAACCAATTCCGGGAACTGCAAATACCGGAGCCGATCTCAAACTTTACATCGAAGCAATATACAAATTTGCCATTTGGACTGTCGGAATTGCGGCTGTCTTGATGCTGACCATCGGAGGATTTATGTATATGGTTAGCGCCGGAAACACTTCCAAGATGGACACAGCCAAAAAAATAGTAACCGATGCCATCTTGGGGCTCATCATTGCCCTAGGCGCTTATCTCATCCTTTATGTTATTAATCCTGATTTGGTAAAAATTACGATAACGATGAAATCGCTGGGAACAACAACTACAACCCCGGGAGTAAGTACAGGAAGCGGAACGAGTGAAACGGGTACAGGCGGAACGGGAACGTGCATTCTAGTGTCAACCGGAGCGTGTACGGTAGAAAATTTAAAAACAACCTGTTTCAGTTCAAAACCAGAGACATGGTCAAAAATATGCAATAAGGAAAGTAGGGGTCTCTTAACTTTCGCTAGTCAAACTGATTTATGTGCTGATGGCAAATCTTGGTCAATAGGACTTTTTCAAATTAATATGATAACTAGCGCTGGATCAGTTAGCGAGTGCGATAGCAGTAAAATTTTTGAAACTGCTACAGGATCCGGCAGTTTAATGGGGTGTATGAAACGAGTAACGAATAGCAAAGGGTTATCATATTGTTCTCAGCGCAATTGTAAGGTCAAAAATCAAACCGCATACAATAACTGTAGAAATTCATTAGAAAAATCAGAAGTTAATATACAAGCTGCTTGCAAATTATCTTCGAATGGGACTAAATTCAGTCCATGGACAAATTCAGCCAAAATTTGTGGAACTAATTAA